Proteins encoded together in one Undibacterium sp. CCC3.4 window:
- a CDS encoding XRE family transcriptional regulator has translation MRKKIGARLKTERERLGYSQAEFAIVGDASKRSQIDWEQGKLVPNAEYLALISTIGVDVQFVLTGVVSNTTITPDENELLTAYRALGMKGQARLLGVAEGIAEAKPPKPENRKQTITFHGDVGQQITGDITGPQTINVGRKKNKQ, from the coding sequence TTGCGAAAAAAAATAGGGGCCCGTTTAAAAACAGAGCGCGAGCGACTTGGATATAGTCAGGCTGAGTTTGCTATCGTTGGTGATGCTTCCAAGCGTTCTCAAATTGATTGGGAGCAGGGAAAGCTGGTGCCAAATGCTGAGTATTTGGCCTTAATTTCAACTATTGGCGTTGATGTCCAATTCGTATTAACTGGAGTGGTTTCGAATACCACGATCACGCCGGATGAAAATGAGCTTCTCACTGCATACAGAGCACTGGGAATGAAAGGCCAGGCCCGTTTACTAGGCGTCGCTGAGGGTATCGCTGAAGCCAAACCACCGAAACCTGAAAATCGTAAACAAACGATAACGTTCCATGGTGACGTCGGTCAGCAGATCACCGGCGATATTACTGGGCCTCAGACAATCAATGTAGGGCGCAAAAAAAATAAGCAATAG